One part of the Ralstonia pickettii genome encodes these proteins:
- a CDS encoding helix-turn-helix transcriptional regulator: MQTIEAACNHVLSHFDELPDLARVRIPVVAALYACSPRTVRNRVVSGDIPPPEKIGGVLTWVVGDLRRSLGA, translated from the coding sequence ATGCAAACCATTGAAGCAGCATGCAACCACGTTCTTTCGCATTTCGATGAACTGCCAGACCTTGCGCGTGTGCGCATACCCGTGGTCGCGGCGCTATACGCCTGCAGCCCACGCACTGTTCGAAATCGTGTCGTCTCTGGCGACATTCCACCACCCGAGAAGATCGGCGGCGTCCTGACGTGGGTGGTCGGGGATCTGCGCCGATCTCTCGGAGCCTGA